A region of Toxorhynchites rutilus septentrionalis strain SRP chromosome 1, ASM2978413v1, whole genome shotgun sequence DNA encodes the following proteins:
- the LOC129776223 gene encoding protein zwilch, translating to MPAEVVNLANVYAFLRDSYDSVDVLLAPPPTYIQSLSEIDSKIVFIHKYDEVRSKATLDGGNRFSPKVKDTSQVDLDLTGSPLKDDVKLEDLNMSTDQNGLVCFENPWLEREECYAPIPVEKARPILQEVLNSGAAGSGHLWALCDGKDMDQTLLLQVEINTMNKFVRGVVKLLGYFPEEQLTMVKLQRIHDTRAPGFTKELETSIELWYKIQSHISVKLRWITNSEHPSFLINKKADIVLRQAIQVNDTQSVAEYFWSQLHLLDIIKDRILQVRSEGKTNLEDEWFAGTLDVDLIEEKVHKILTEFCVVESTEYKLAQIGSIVERVKNRSAADVTDRLWSVLKYCSCYDDLKDVLTFIFKAASRSYLANIPSNNNRLAQLIKSIAQGRLAIPILTGAEPLELLLEIGLEKIFKDYQIIFHESKICNLDLANVGKTTNVRHDSMKVSRASSIRKSMYEAVPSSQSRKTALLSNPGDTKQLDDDDDGAIRNSYFNEDEANMRIAKLAQIHMLLEHLLSIETHLKLTSIYPQVAEEYFARPTVCFEEMRSRKTDRLEIPILNNKIIELVENSSPYIRRVGMASKSKFRTVQSVFYQSTDPILPTNLFSQLKSDETDVKNGYWCLEYTKIINH from the exons ATGCCGGCTGAAGTGGTAAATCTCGCGAATGTGTACGCCTTCCTGAGAGACTCGTACGATTCCGTGGATGTCCTGCTGGCCCCACCACCGACATACATCCAGTCTCTGTCGGAAATCGATTCAAAAATTGTGTTCATCCATAAATACGATGAAGTACGCAGCAAAGCCACTCTCGATGGTGGCAATCGCTTCAGCCCAAAAGTAAAGGATACCTCACAGGTGGATTTGGACCTGACGGGTTCACCCCTCAAGGATGATGTGAAACTGGAAGATTTAAACATGTCAACCGATCAGAATGGGCTAGTTTGTTTCGAGAATCCATGGCTCGAACGGGAGGAATGTTACGCTCCCATCCCCGTCGAGAAAGCACGTCCCATTCTTCAGGAGGTGTTGAATAGTGGCGCTGCGGGATCTGGTCATTTGTGGGCCCTCTGTGACGGCAAGGATATGGATCAGACGCTGCTTTTGCAGGTGGAAATCAACACGATGAATAAATTCGTTAGGGGAGTGGTTAAACTGCTTGGTTACTTTCCGGAAGAGCAGCTAACGATGGTGAAACTGCAGCGGATTCACGATACCAGGGCGCCAGGATTCACGAAGGAGTTGGAGACCAGTATTGAGCTATG gtACAAAATACAGTCTCACATCAGCGTGAAGCTTCGCTGGATAACTAATTCAGAGCATCCTTCATTCCTCATCAACAAGAAGGCGGACATTGTTCTCCGCCAAGCAATACAAGTGAATGATACCCAATCCGTGGCGGAATATTTTTGGAGCCAATTACACTTGCTGGATATCATCAAGGACAGGATTCTACAGGTACGGAGCGAGGGCAAGACAAACTTAGAGGACGAATGGTTCGCCGGGACTTTAGATGTCGATCTCATCGAGGAGAAAGTTCACAAGATTTTGACGGAGTTTTGCGTCGTTGAGTCCACCGAATATAAGTTGGCTCAGATTGGCTCGATTGTAGAGCGTGTCAAGAATCGATCAGCTGCGGATGTAACCGATCGATTATGGAGTGTGCTCAAAT attgtTCCTGCTATGACGACTTGAAGGATGTTCTAACGTTTATTTTTAAAGCCGCTTCCAGAAGCTATCTTGCG AACATTCCCAGCAACAACAATCGCCTGGCACAACTGATCAAATCGATTGCTCAGGGGAGGTTGGCGATCCCGATCCTCACGGGAGCCGAGCCGTTGGAACTTTTGTTGGAAATCGGGTTGGAAAAGATTTTCAAAGACTATCAGATAATTTTCCACGAAAGCAAAATTTGCAATCTCGACTTGGCGAACGTTGGCAAAACGACGAACGTCCGCCACGATTCCATGAAAGTCTCGAGAGCTTCTAGCATCCGCAAGTCCATGTATGAGGCTGTCCCGTCTTCCCAGAGCCGGAAGACGGCATTACTCTCCAATCCGGGCGACACAAAACAGctcgatgatgacgatgatggcgCCATACGGAATAGTTATTTCAACGAGGATGAGGCAAATATGAGGATCGCAAAACTGGCCCAAATTCATATGCTTCTGGAGCATTTGCTCTCGATTGAGACTCATCTGAAGCTGACCAGTATATATCCGCAAGTGGCTGAGGAATATTTTGCCCGACCAACGGTTTGCTTTGAGGAGATGCGATCCCGCAAGACGGATCGGTTGGAGATTCCGATTTTaaacaacaaaattattgaGCTGGTAGAGAACTCATCGCCATACATCAGGAGGGTGGGGATGGCGAGCAAGAGCAAGTTCCGGACGGTG